In Zhaonella formicivorans, one DNA window encodes the following:
- the secE gene encoding preprotein translocase subunit SecE, with the protein MATKSLAKPAKFNEKAGKFFRGVVSELKKVHWPNRKELITYTSVVLASVFIVSLLIWIVDSIFSAILTRII; encoded by the coding sequence GTGGCTACAAAAAGTTTGGCTAAGCCTGCAAAATTTAATGAAAAGGCGGGCAAGTTTTTCCGCGGTGTTGTGTCGGAATTGAAAAAGGTGCACTGGCCCAATCGTAAGGAATTGATAACATATACTTCGGTTGTGCTGGCATCGGTATTTATTGTCTCGCTTTTAATTTGGATAGTCGATTCCATTTTCAGCGCTATATTGACCAGAATAATCTAA
- the rplK gene encoding 50S ribosomal protein L11 translates to MAKKVVGLIKLQCPAGKANPAPPVGPALGQHGVNIMAFCKEFNERTAAQAGLIIPVEITVYEDRSFTFITKTPPAAVLLKKAAGIETASGEPNRKKVAKVSRDKVREIAETKMKDLNAASIEAAMRMIEGTARSMGIEIV, encoded by the coding sequence ATGGCAAAAAAAGTTGTAGGATTAATTAAGTTGCAGTGTCCTGCTGGAAAAGCTAACCCTGCTCCACCGGTGGGTCCGGCTCTTGGTCAGCATGGTGTAAATATTATGGCTTTCTGCAAAGAATTCAATGAAAGGACTGCTGCTCAAGCTGGCCTGATTATTCCGGTAGAGATTACAGTATACGAAGACAGGTCCTTCACCTTTATTACCAAAACTCCGCCGGCTGCAGTTTTATTGAAAAAAGCTGCCGGCATCGAAACGGCGTCCGGTGAACCCAACAGGAAAAAAGTAGCCAAAGTTTCCCGGGACAAAGTGAGGGAAATTGCTGAAACAAAGATGAAAGATCTGAACGCTGCCAGCATCGAAGCTGCTATGCGTATGATTGAAGGCACTGCCAGAAGCATGGGCATCGAAATTGTCTAA
- the rpmG gene encoding 50S ribosomal protein L33 produces the protein MRVGITLACTECKRRNYTTMKNKKNDPDRIELRKYCSHCKTHTIHKETK, from the coding sequence GTGAGAGTAGGTATAACTCTGGCGTGCACTGAATGTAAACGTCGTAACTATACTACCATGAAGAACAAGAAGAACGATCCCGATAGAATTGAACTCAGGAAGTACTGCAGCCATTGCAAAACTCATACTATCCACAAAGAAACAAAATAG
- the nusG gene encoding transcription termination/antitermination protein NusG, producing the protein MEKQWFVIHTYSGYENKVKANLEKRVESMNMGDKIFRVLVPVEDEVQVKDGQKKVTKRKIYPGYVLVEMLMTDDSWYVVRNTPGVTGFVGTGAKPVPLHMSEVRQILKQMGVDEPKTKVDFFVGQNVRVTGGPFENFIGNIEEIHPEKGKLKVLVSMFGRETPVELDFTQVEKM; encoded by the coding sequence ATGGAGAAACAGTGGTTTGTAATTCACACTTACTCCGGCTATGAAAATAAAGTTAAAGCTAACCTGGAAAAAAGAGTTGAATCCATGAACATGGGCGATAAAATTTTCCGGGTGCTTGTGCCGGTAGAGGATGAAGTGCAAGTTAAAGATGGGCAAAAGAAAGTAACAAAACGGAAAATTTACCCGGGCTACGTGCTGGTTGAAATGCTGATGACCGATGACTCCTGGTACGTAGTGAGGAATACTCCGGGTGTAACCGGTTTTGTTGGCACCGGAGCTAAGCCCGTTCCTTTGCATATGTCTGAGGTTAGGCAGATTCTGAAACAGATGGGCGTTGATGAGCCGAAAACTAAGGTTGATTTCTTTGTTGGGCAAAATGTCAGGGTGACTGGTGGTCCCTTTGAAAATTTCATTGGTAACATCGAAGAGATTCATCCTGAGAAAGGGAAACTTAAAGTATTAGTTTCCATGTTTGGTCGGGAAACCCCGGTTGAACTGGATTTTACCCAAGTTGAAAAAATGTAG
- the rplL gene encoding 50S ribosomal protein L7/L12 yields the protein MSKVAEILEAVKGMTVLELAELVKAFEEEFGVSAAAPVAVAAAPVAGAVAAEPVEEQTEFDVILASAGDKKINVIKVVREITGLGLKEAKDLVDGAPKPVKEKVSKADAESIKAKLEEAGASVEIK from the coding sequence ATGTCTAAAGTTGCTGAGATTTTAGAAGCCGTTAAAGGCATGACCGTGTTAGAGTTAGCTGAATTAGTAAAAGCTTTTGAGGAAGAATTTGGCGTAAGCGCTGCTGCTCCTGTAGCAGTTGCCGCTGCCCCTGTGGCTGGTGCAGTTGCTGCTGAGCCTGTTGAAGAGCAAACCGAGTTTGATGTTATCCTGGCTAGCGCCGGTGATAAGAAGATTAACGTAATTAAGGTTGTCCGCGAAATTACCGGATTAGGCTTGAAAGAGGCTAAAGATTTAGTTGATGGCGCTCCCAAGCCGGTTAAAGAGAAAGTCAGCAAGGCTGACGCTGAGTCCATCAAAGCTAAGCTTGAAGAAGCCGGCGCTAGTGTAGAAATTAAGTAG
- the rplA gene encoding 50S ribosomal protein L1: MPKHGKKYQEALKLIDKDKLYEANEAIELVKKTSTAKFDETVEAHVKLGVDPRHADQQVRGTVVLPHGTGKTRTVLVFAKGEKAKEAEAAGADFVGAEELIAKIEGGWLGFDVAIATPDMMGAVGKLGRVLGPRGLMPNPKTGTVTFDLERAIKEVKAGKIEFRVDKTSIVHVPLGKVSFDQEKLVDNFQTFMEALIKAKPAAAKGQYLKSVTLSSTMGPGIRVNPLKVLAK, from the coding sequence ATGCCGAAACACGGCAAAAAATATCAAGAAGCATTAAAACTTATTGACAAAGACAAATTGTATGAGGCAAACGAAGCTATCGAACTTGTAAAGAAAACATCTACTGCCAAGTTTGATGAAACTGTAGAAGCCCATGTTAAACTGGGCGTTGATCCCAGACACGCTGATCAGCAGGTAAGAGGTACCGTGGTGTTGCCCCATGGAACCGGAAAAACCAGGACTGTATTAGTGTTTGCAAAGGGAGAAAAGGCTAAAGAGGCGGAAGCTGCCGGTGCCGATTTTGTTGGTGCCGAGGAGCTGATTGCCAAAATCGAAGGCGGTTGGCTTGGATTTGATGTGGCAATTGCTACGCCGGATATGATGGGTGCAGTAGGTAAGCTTGGTAGGGTCTTAGGACCTCGTGGCCTGATGCCAAACCCCAAGACTGGTACTGTAACCTTTGATTTGGAAAGGGCAATTAAAGAAGTTAAAGCTGGCAAGATTGAATTTAGGGTAGACAAGACTTCCATAGTACACGTTCCGCTGGGAAAAGTTTCTTTTGACCAGGAAAAACTGGTTGATAACTTCCAGACCTTTATGGAAGCCCTGATTAAAGCCAAACCGGCGGCAGCAAAGGGGCAGTACTTGAAGAGTGTGACTCTGTCGTCTACTATGGGCCCTGGAATTAGAGTGAACCCGTTAAAAGTTCTTGCCAAATAA
- the rplJ gene encoding 50S ribosomal protein L10, protein MSKQRELKQQQVAEIKQKLQESVAAVLTDYRGLNVAQVTKLRTQLREAGVEYKVLKNTLTSLAAHELGLESLDAYLSGPTAIAFSHDPVAPAKVLFDFAKANKALEIKGGVLEGKVIDFNQVKALADLPSKEQLLAKVLGGMQAPLYGMAAVLNGPLRNFVYALEAIRKQKEAQA, encoded by the coding sequence TTGTCTAAACAAAGAGAACTCAAACAACAGCAGGTTGCTGAAATTAAACAAAAACTGCAGGAATCTGTTGCTGCAGTGCTTACTGACTACAGGGGTTTAAATGTGGCCCAGGTAACCAAACTGCGTACTCAACTCCGTGAGGCTGGCGTTGAATATAAGGTCTTAAAAAATACGCTCACTAGTCTAGCTGCCCATGAGCTGGGGTTGGAAAGCCTGGATGCTTATTTGTCAGGCCCTACAGCCATTGCCTTTAGTCACGACCCCGTGGCTCCGGCTAAAGTTTTGTTTGACTTTGCCAAGGCCAATAAGGCTTTAGAGATTAAGGGCGGAGTTTTGGAAGGTAAGGTTATAGATTTTAACCAGGTCAAGGCGTTAGCTGATCTTCCTTCCAAAGAGCAATTGCTGGCCAAGGTTCTGGGAGGTATGCAGGCTCCGCTTTACGGAATGGCTGCTGTGCTTAACGGACCGCTCAGGAACTTTGTATATGCTTTGGAAGCTATCCGCAAGCAGAAAGAAGCCCAAGCTTAA